One segment of Zonotrichia albicollis isolate bZonAlb1 chromosome 4, bZonAlb1.hap1, whole genome shotgun sequence DNA contains the following:
- the ART4 gene encoding ecto-ADP-ribosyltransferase 4, which produces MFFTVSWVDSGKLVTLGSLLLLIFSQILIKEAVSPIPMDMALLAFDDQYLGCREEMMEELEQGDYFQKEIAANKDYLRLWKKAQEALLKSPVGLLREMRDSHATALMAYSMNSSLHSQLNWATSTAGISPEHYRHNFSFKYFHFYLTTAIQILKEWQSSMGKHKCYQVHRGVKDLYIEAKEGSRVRFGRFTSTSHLRSEAQKFGNETLFTVTTCLGAAMQGFSYHTSEKEVLIPPYEIFLVKSFLQTQQGNRLHLHSVGNYSKYQCQLVEASRSKNSGYTALASAILPSVLGVSLCLAHSL; this is translated from the exons atgttctttacaGTGTCTTGGGTGGACTCTGGGAAGCTGGTGACACTGGgcagcctcctgctgctgaTCTTCTCACAAATATTGATAAAAGAG GCTGTATCCCCCATCCCCATGGATATGGCTCTGCTAGCGTTTGATGACCAGTATCTGGGGTGCAGGGAGGAGATGATGGAAGAACTGGAGCAAGGAGACTATTTCCAAAAGGAAATAGCTGCTAACAAGGACTATCTGCGTCTCTGGAAGAAGGCTCAGGAGGCTTTGCTGAAGAGCCCTGTAGGTCTGCTGAGGGAAATGCGTGACAGCCATGCCACAGCCCTCATGGCTTACTCCATGAACTCCTCCCTTCACTCCCAGCTGAACTGGGCCACATCCACGGCAGGAATCTCTCCAGAGCACTACAGACACAACTTCAGCTTTAAATACTTTCACTTCTACCTAACAACTGCTATCCAGATATTGAAGGAATGGCAGAGCAGCATGGGGAAACATAAGTGCTACCAGGTGCACAGGGGTGTAAAGGATTTATATATCGAGgccaaggaaggcagcagggtgCGATTTGGCCGTTTCACTTCTACCTCCCACCTCAGGAGTGAAGCTCAGAAGTTTGGGAATGAAACTTTGTTCACAGTGACCACTTGTCTGGGAGCAGCTATGCAAGGCTTTTCTTACCACACATCTGAGAAGGAAGTCCTCATTCCCCCTTATGAGATATTTCTTGTCAAAAGCTTCCTTCAAACCCAGCAGGGTAACCGGTTGCATCTGCATTCTGTGGGGAACTACAGCAAGTACCAGTGCCAGCTGGTGGAAG cttcAAGAAGCAAGAACAGTGGTTATACTGCACTCGCCTCTGCCATTCTCCCAAGTGTGCTTGGAGTTTCCCTGTGCTTGGCCCACAGTCTCTGA